In the Endozoicomonas sp. SCSIO W0465 genome, TCTCTATGATCCCAGAGGAAACAGCCAGACTTGCACACCATATTGGTCGACGCACCAGTGTAATCGGTGGTTTTTTGAGCTTTTTTCTGGACCCGCTAATCCTGCGCTTTGACCGATACCAAGAGACAATCAACAATGTAATAGCCAACCCATCCAGCACGGACGCCCGCAATGAGTTAACATCAGAGCGGAAAAAAGTTGCCGGCATTCTGGGCGTATCGTCGGTGCTTTCCACTGCAGCCATTCTGTTTGTTAATACCTTTAAGATCATTATTTTTTTCAGTAGCCCATGGTTGACAACTGCCTGCATCGGGATCATTACTTTCCTTGGCAGCAGCTGCTTCGTGGCCCGGCGCTATAACGACATGGATGAAATCTGGACATCATTATCCGAAACCATCTCTGAACAGATGAAAAGAACCTTTGCTGCAGACAGCCCAAAGGCTATTGAGGCCAGAAAACGAATTGATACCATCAGCAAGGCTAATCTGGCCAGGTTAGAGGAGCCTATAGATCCAGAACGATCAAGTTGGCAAATGGCTAAAAAAAATCATCGCCGAATAAAACTGAGTCAACTCTGGTACCGACTTCCTTATAAAAACAAGGAGCTCATCCATCAGGACATTCGAAGAAAAATAAGGGCAAAACGCCCTGAAATAATGGAGGAGGCTTATTACCTGAATCACTTATTGAAAGCCAGCACATTGTTGAAAAGCGCCATAAAGAATCCGGAAAAAATAATCGCTGACCCGGAACAACATACTGATTTCAACCAACAGCTGGCCAGGCTGCATTTCAAGCCTATCCCTGCCGGGAATTTTTCTGCCGAGCTAACCATTCAGGAAGAGACAATCGCTAATTTTTTACAATATACCTATGGAACCGTTGACTTGGGTGACAGCATTGAGGAGATCATGGATACCATTGAAAGTTACAATAGCAAGCTGTATCTGGGGGCTTATCTGGAACATCTGGCCTGTATACACGACCTTAAGTCAACGTTTTTGCATACCAACATGGCTACTGATGAGCCACAGGTACAGGCTTCAGCAAGGAAGCCGGCTGGCAATGGTTCAAAGCTATCGTTTCCTGATGTTGTTGATGTCATTGCACTGCGGAAAATGATCAAAAAAGCAGATCTCGAGTTTGCCGGGCAATGGCTGGAAAGAGAGCGACAGGTGCAGGAAAGAATGATGAAAACCGTAACCCGCCAGGCATTGCTCAAAACCCTTGAAGATAAGCAGAAACACACAGAGCAAAGTATTGCTGCCGCATTGGCAACTTCACTGTATAAAGCAAACCTTGAGATTCAAACCAGCAAACTGAATGAAGCAGCTTTGCGTCTGGCTACTGATGACACACATCCGTCAACTCAACATCAGTATCAACATCAGTATCCTCTGCTGGCCACCCATGGCTGCGGCTATAAACCACGGGAGGCTTGCAAACATTTAGCAGGGCAAGTTCCGGTAGCATGAAAGGCTGCGAATCAGCAGGACATGCTACCGGCATACAGATAACGACCCGGCTTATAGGCTAACGGAAGGTGCCTCTGACACAGCTGCTTCTTTCTGTTCCGCTGCCATGCATGCAGCTGCAGTAAAGACAACATCCGTAGAACTGTTCAACGCCGTTTCCAGAGAGTCCTGAATCACGCCAATGATAAAACCGACGGCAACGACCTGCATGGCAATATCATTGGAGATACCAAACAGGCTACAGGCCAGCGGGATCAGCAACAGTGAACCACCGGCCACACCGGAAGCGCCACAGGCAGAAACAGCAGCGACAACGCTGAGCATCAAAGCGGTTGGCAGGTCAACGGGAATACCCAGTGTATGCACCGCAGCCAGGGTCATGACCGTGATAGTAATGGCTGCGCCCGCCATATTGATGGTTGCCCCCAGGGGAATGGATACTGAATACGTATCTTCATGGAGGTTCAGGCTTTTACAAAGCTGCATATTCACGGGAATATTGGCTGCAGAGCTACGGGTAAAGAAGGCCGTCACACCACTTTCGCGGATACAACGCAACACCAGAGGGAAAGGATTCTGACGAATTTTCAGGTAAACCATCAATGGGTTAACGATAAAGCCAATAATCAACATACTGCTGACCAGAACCGCCAGTAACTTACTGTACCCTACCAGCACCCCGAAACCGGTCTGCGCAATGGTATTGGCAACCAGGCCAAAAATACCGATGGGAGCCAGCTGGATAACAAAGCGCACAATGGCAGAGACCGCCACTGACAGATCATGGACCATAACCCGGGTAGACTCACTGCCATGGCGCAATGCCAGGCCCAAACCGATAGCCCAGGCAAGAATACCGATGAAGTTACCGGTCAGCAGCGCTTCAACCGGATTCTGAACAATCTGAAACAGGAGGGTATGGAGAACTTCCATGATACCTTCCGGAGGCAAGGCTCCACCGCTGCTGGTCACCAGCGTCAGCGTTACCGGAAAGAGAAAACTCATGGATACGGCGACAAAAGCAGCCGCCAGCGTGCCAAGAATATAGAGGAAAACAATCGGCCGCATATTAGTATGCTGCCCCTGTTTCTGGTTGGCAATAGAAGAAGCCACCAGAACAAATACCAACACAGGGGCTACCGCTTTCAACGCCCCGACAAACAGGGAGCCAAGAAAAGAGATTGCCACCGCCGTATCCGGTGAAATAACCGCCAGACCAGCACCCAGGGCAATACCAGTGATAATCCTGAGAACCAGGCTGGTGTTTGCCATTCGTTCATACAATGATTGGGCTTGACTCATGATTTACCTGCTGTACTACGTTCACGTTTTTATCAGCCAAAACTGCAGGGACTGGAAACCGCCCCAAATAGATCCTTCAGTTCTATAAGGCCAGCATTCATGGAATTTCGGCTATGCACATCTTCATGGTTTGACAACGGATTGCCGTGATGCTCAACAACCCGGTGTTCATAACGCAGGGAGCATTCACCGAAAATTATAATCTCTACAACAGATTCCTTGGTTCGTTTCAGGGCAGGAGAAAACTCTGGCCAACCCTCAGCCAGAGAGAGCCTCCTTCTCATAACACGTTGATACCTTTTGCAATCGGGGAACAGTGTAAAAGCTACAGAGCTTCTGTTACCTGATGAACAAAGGCAGCGTTATGGAATGGAGTGGGATGCCGAAGCTTCAGCAAACCAACCTATTCATGAAATTCCTGAACATGAAAGTACTACTGGTTTATGGGGATTACGTAAAGATAGTATGTAACTGTTCAGCACCCCCACATAAATCTGGAATTTTCTGATTTTTATACCATCCTCTTAAGCACCATTTTTCCACAATATTCGCCAGCATGATTCCAGAACTACCCGCAACTATGTCGGCTGAGATTCTCTTGAAAGAGAATGCAGAGCTGCGGATGAGAGTTGCCTGTCTGGAAGAGCGATGTCGAGAATTGGAAGAAAAGGTTGGCAAGAACAGTCAAAACAGCAGCAAGCCGCCATCGTCTGATGGTTATCAAAAACCTTGTAAAAACAGTAATTCTCCAGATCATTCTGACGACCTTTCCGCAGATAAAGGTACCGATCCATCGGATGAAAAACCCAATCCTAAAAGTCTGAGACAGTCTTCTGGTAATAAAGCCGGTGGAAAGAAAGGGCATCAGGGCACTTGTCTTAAACAGGTCGATATCCCTGACTATATTGAGTACCTTCCGGTTAAAGAATGCAATAAATGTCAGGCGTCTCTTCTTGATAGTGAGCCGGTCAAATATATTGAACGACAGGTGTTTGAACCAGGGAGACCGGGTGAATTTGAAGTAACGGCCCATAGAGCTGAAGTAAAAATCTGCACTTGTGGTTGTCGGAATCAGGCTGAATTCCCGGAAGGTGTTACCGCTGCCGCACAATATGGCTCAGCCACACAGGCTATGGCCGTCTATCTTAACCAATACCATTTCCTGCCTTTTAAGCGCGTGTCAGAGTATTTTAATACTCTCTATAAAATGAGTGTAAGTGCAGGCACTGTCGCCAATTTTGTGGCCAGAACCTATGAAAATCTGGCTTCTACTGAAGAGGTTATTCGTGACGCCTTGCGGGAATCGTCTGTTGCCGGAGCCGATGAAACGGGTATGCGGGCCGAGGGCTCTTTGCACTGGCTACACGTTATGCGGGATGAACAATGGACGCTCTACTACTTGTCTGAAAAGCGAGGTCGTGAGGCCATGGACACGATGGGCATACTGCTAACATTTGCAGGCGTTCTGGTTCATGATCATTGGAAATCCTATTTTGCATATGCGGCAACTCACGTACTTTGCAATGCCCATCACCTGAGGGAGCTTTTGGGTGTTGTTGATAGGGACAGCAATCAACTGGCGTTGCGATTGATGAAGCTACTGAGGCTTTCCTGGCATTACTGCAAGGGCTTTAAGACCATAGGTATGCTACAGATGCCAAGTGTTGTCTGTGAACGAATCGAGAAGATTTATGACCGGTTGCTTCAGCGGGCTCTAATGAAAGAAGTCGTCTATATGGAGAAGCAACGAGAGGAGCTTAAGCGCAAGAAAGTCAAGAATACTAAAGCTTACAATCTCTTCAAACGACTCACTGAGTTCAAGGCTGAGACACTGCGCTTCATGTCAGATTTTACCATTCCCTTCGATAACAATGGCAGTGAACGGGATGTTCGAATGGCCAAGTTAAAGCAGAAAATCTCAGGCTGCTTCAGGAGTGCAGACGGTGGTTCTATGTTTGCACGGATTCGCAGCTATTTGTCGTCTGCCAGAAAACAGGGAATGGACATATATCAATCACTTCATAGAGCTGTTCGGAATTACTGTAATATGCCTTTGCTCAGTGCTGAATAGTTACGATAGTATCACAGTAATGAAGATAAGAAAGCCCATTAAACGCACCACGACAACCTTTTTTAACGGGATATTTATCCAAAAAAAAACACCAGACAGAATTATATTTTTATTATTAAAATGAAAACATGAAAATCAACCAAACCAAACACAATAGCCTTCACAATACTCTGCTCCATCATCAAACGACAGCTCAGAATCCGTTGCGGTCTGGATCCGTCGAAAGAGAATCAACCCAGACCTCAAAATCGAGCACGTTACTGTTTATCACTGTCCAAAGGCTGGGAAATCCGTTTGTATCCAGGACGTGATCACAGGGAATAAGCGCACAATGGTCATAACGTAAACAGGCTCAGAACACTTTATAACCAGCTGATATTAAAGGATTTAACTTTATTGACGCACATCAATAAAACACGCTGAATGGACTATATAGGTGATTGCCGTATATCAATAGTTGGTTATACTGCACCGGCGGTAAAAAAACAAAAATATAGAGAGATTAAGAGATGAGCACAGAAATAGATAAACCACCTTCAAAAGAAAGTTTCGGTGACAACTACAACGGTGTTTGTCAACATAGTTGTCGCCTCAACTTAAGCGGCTTTGCTTAGTTGATCATCAGCAGGTCTGTCGGGATTCAACCAGACTTCATCAGCCAGATCCCAGTTCCTTGTTGACCTCTTTCCCCAGCGCTCTGGGTGACGTTCTTTGGCTTGTTCATAAACCTTTCTGCGGTTAGCCATAAGCACCTTGGTTTCACCACGATGCCTTTGCCCGGGTGTCAGAAATTTCAGCCCACTGTGCTTGTGCTCTTCGTTGTACCATTGGGCAAAACCATGCACCCAGCTACGTGCTGCTTCAAGATCAGCAAATGGCGTGCGCGGATAACCAGGGCGGTATTTCAGGGTTCTGAATATGGCCTCGGAAAAGGGGTTATCATCACTGACCCGGGGACGACTGAATGAGCTCACGACCCCAAGACGCTGCAGTGTTGACAGCATAGTGCCACCCTTCATGGGACTACCATTATCTGAGTGCAGAACCAGTGGCCACTCCAAGGCTGCAATTCCCTGTTTGATACAGGCTTTAGTGATCATTTCTGATGCATGCTCAGCTGATTCGGTTTCATGAATTTCCCATGTAACAATCATACGACTAAAGATGTCTATCACCAGGTACAGGTAATAAAACTGCCCCCGTATCGGAGAGCGCAGATAGGTAATATCCCAGGACCAGACCTGGTTGGGTCCGGTAGCACACCAGGACGTTGGCTTATACCTGTTTGGCTTGGCAGCACTGCCCCGATGATGCTGTTGCCCTGTTTCCTCCAACACCCGGTAAAATGTCCTTTCAGACCCCATATAGAGACCTTCATCTAACAATGTGGGCACAATCTGGCTGGGCGGAAGGCTTTTGAACCGCTCGCTGTTACAGACGTCAACAATCGCCTGTCGCTCAGCTTCAGAAAACTTGTTAACCGGTTCTGGCCTGTCAGCATTTTTGCGATTATCTGCGCGCACGTCATCACCCTGCATCCAGCGTTGTACAGTTCTTTCTGTAAGACCAAGGGCTTTGCAGGCTTTTGACTGACGAGCCCCATCTTTAACTGCCTGTTTAATCAGGCTAACAGCATTTTGTCGATCCGGGAGAGAGACTAATCGTCCTCTGGCGCCCCCCAGATCTCTTGGGCCTTTTTTGTGAGTACCAGCAAGGCAGCAGTTTCTGCTAACGCCTTGTCCTTGCGATTGAGTTCACGCTCAAGCTTTTTGATGGTTTTCTTATCTTTTTTGTGTTCGTCAGACAGCGCCTTACGCTGTTTTGACTGACTTTCAGGCTGGACAGAAACACTGTTAATAAAGGCAGCCTTCCACTGCTGAATTTGTTCAGCAAACAGACCTTTTTTACGACAGTATTCAGCCATTTCTGCTTCATTTAACGCAGCCGTTTCAATGATTACGGCTAACTTGTTTTCAGTTGTCCATTGATCTGGATTCTTTCCGTCGCCCGGCACAGGCACTCCTTTAGATACTGCTTTCTTTCGCCAAGTGTACAGGGTCACATCAGAGATACCAGTCTCACGTACCAACTGCGAAACTGGCACATTATTGGGTGGCATCATCTTCTGAATGATGGACTCTTTGAACTCTTCTGAATAGCGGGCCATTGATTACTCATAGACCGCCCCCTGTTGAGATTTCTAATTTCAGGAGAGGCGACAACTATGCTGACACAGGGGGATGAGATCATGCCCGGCATGGCCGCCAAGGTCCGCTTTACGGCCTACAACTACCGGGATTACCTGCCCGTTGATGGCATTTTGCAGCGTATCTCCGCCGACGTGGTAACCGACGAACAGACCCGGGAAACCGCCTACGTGGGGCAGATTGAAGTGGCGGTCAATGAGCTGATGGCCCAGGACATCCTGCTCTACCCGGGTATGCCTGCCGAGGTGCTGTTAACTCTGAACGAGCGCTCGGTGGTCAGCTATCTGTTTGAGCCATTGCTGCGCAGTTTTAACCGGGCGTTGCGTGAGAGTTAACCGGCAAGCTGTTCAACACCCTCGGCCGGTATCAGATCCTGACGCTTCAGGCGGATAAACCAGCGGTTCGTTCGCCTCACCCGTTTGATCAATGCGCCCTCGTCTTGTTCTGGAGTGCACTGGGTACTTTATTATCCAGTGATTGCATCCATTGATTGAACTATTTATCGATTCAACGGCCTATGAGGTAGTAATAATTGCTCTGATTAACTGCTGGAAGATGGCAAAAACAGGACAAATCACAGTGCATTATTATCTCACAGCTAGGATTCGGGGAAATTACGTCTCCGGTTCTATCCTGTACCTTTAAAGTAGGTGGAAGTTTGGTTTTAGATATTTTTTCTAACCAATCATGAAGATGTAGTCAGTCTAAGGCCATGGATAACAAGGGATTGAACTAATTACTGATTATATGGTCAGGATATATGAAAGCAAACTACCAACTACTTAAGGTGTTAACTTATAAAAATCCAACCAGGGAGTTGATTCATATGCAACCTCAAAATGACATCTATTTCAGTATAAACATTAGATATCAAGGACCTAATGACCCTTCATGTGCTTACGCTGCGACTGGCTGTATGACTGGCAGTATGACTGGCTGTATTGCTGGTTCCTTTGCGGGTCATTCGGTTAAAGGCTGCGTCACAGGGGCGATAATAGGCAGTTTATACGGAGGTTGTTTCAAGGAAACTCGTACAGAAAATCCTGTTGAAGAAGTATTTTTTAATAGAACACTCGTTATTCGATTGCCAAATACGCAGCATATGCACAGAGAATAAATTTAAAGACTATTTCAGCTCATTAAATTTCCTTGGCCGGAATATTTATTGCTCTTCTTTTTCTCTATCAGCTTGACCCACCTTTATGCCCTTCAGTGCCTTATGGTACTGGGATTACACCTCAGTTCATATCAAAGATTTTCATACTAACGTATTATTTTTTATGCTGTTTTCTTACGCTAGCATGTATTTCAGAATCAATATTTATTGGTACCTGGTCCAATCCACTGAATAAATGACAAGGAATTTTTGTATGAATATACCAAGGTTGATCAGTAAGCCTTATTCGGACGGATATAAAAGATCATGCGTAACTATTCAGCACTGAGCAAAGGCATATTACAGTAATTCCGAACAGCTCTATGAAGTGATTGATATATGTCCATTCCCTGTTTTCTGGCAGACGACAAATAGCTGCGAATCCGTGCAAACATAGAACCACCGTCTGCACTCCTGAAGCAGCCTGAGATTTTCTGCTTTAACTTGGCCATTCGAACATCCCGCTCACTGCCATTGTTATCGAAGGGAATGGTAAAATCTGACATGAAGCGCAGTGTCTCAGCCTTGAACTCAGTGAGTCGTTTGAAGAGATTGTAAGCTTTAGTATTCTTGACTTTCTTGCGCTTAAGCTCCTCTCGTTGCTTCTCCATATAGACGACTTCTTTCATTAGAGCCCGCTGAAGCAACCGGTCATAAATCTTCTCGATTCGTTCACAGACAACACTTGGCATCTGTAGCATACCTATGGTCTTAAAGCCCTTGCAGTAATGCCAGGAAAGCCTCAGTAGCTTCATCAATCGCAACGCCAGTTGATTGCTGTCCCTATCAACAACACCCAAAAGCTCCCTCAGGTGATGGGCATTGCAAAGTACGTGAGTTGCCGCATATGCAAAATAGGATTTCCAATGATCATGAACCAGAACGCCTGCAAATGTTAGCAGTATGCCCATCGTGTCCATGGCCTCACGACCTCGCTTTTCAGACAAGTAGTAGAGCGTCCATTGTTCATCCCGCATAACGTGTAGCCAGTGCAAAGAGCCCTCGGCCCGCATACCCGTTTCATCGGCTCCGGCAACAGACGATTCCCGCAAGGCGTCACGAATAACCTCTTCAGTAGAAGCCAGATTTTCATAGGTTCTGGCCACAAAATTGGCGACAGTGCCTGCACTTACACTCATTTTATAGAGAGTATTAAAATACTCTGACACGCGCTTAAAAGGCAGGAAATGGTATTGGTTAAGATAGACGGCCATAGCCTGTGTGGCTGAGCCATATTGTGCGGCAGCGGTAACACCTTCCGGGAATTCAGCCTGATTCCGACAACCACAAGTGCAGATTTTTACTTCAGCTCTATGGGCCGTTACTTCAAATTCACCCGGTCTCCCTGGTTCAAACACCTGTCGTTCAATATATTTGACCGGCTCACTATCAAGAAGAGACGCCTGACATTTATTGCATTCTTTAACCGGAAGGTACTCAATATAGTCAGGGATATCGACCTGTTTAAGACAAGTGCCCTGATGCCCTTTCTTTCCACCGGCTTTATTACCAGAAGACTGTCTCAGACTTTTAGGATTGGGTTTTTCATCCGATGGATCGGTACCTTTATCTGCGGAAAGGTCGTCAGAATGATCTGGAGAATTACTGTTTTTACAAGGTTTTTGATAACCATCAGACGATGGCGGCTTGCTGCTGTTTTGACTGTTCTTGCCAACCTTTTCTTCCAATTCTCGACATCGCTCTTCCAGACAGGCAACTCTCATCCGCAGCTCTGCATTCTCTTTCAAGAGAATCTCAGCCGACATAGTTGCGGGTAGTTCTGGAATCATGCTGGCGAATATTGTGGAAAAATGGTGCTTAAGAGGATGGTATAAAAATCAGAAAATTCCAGATTTATGTGGGGGTGCTGAACAGTTACGATCATGCAATACTGCTGACCAACCTGATATTGGTTCATTTTTAACAAGACATGTTAAGGTTCCATCTCCATTCGACCAGAATGAAACCCGGCATGGCTCAGGTGCTAAACCTGGAGGACTTTCTGTAAGCCACAATAAAAATCCAACAATTCAATCTGCTACCGACTATTCCAGAGACCGGGGAAATGCTCAGGAAGTCACCCAGCCTCGGATATTAACAAGAGCTAAAGATTTAGTTCCTGAGGAATCAGGACAATTGTTGCCATTCAAATACAAAGATCTTGTAATCAAGAAACTGAAAAACGTTAAAAAGTCTATTGGGGAAGGAGGGTTTGGCCGAGTTTTTATGGCAACGATATTTCCAAAAAAAGACTGGGTGAATGATCAGGGAAGAAAAAAATTATCTCGTGTTTATGCAGTAAAAATTAACAAGTGGATAACCTCATTTAAAATAAAAGAAGCAAAGTGTCTAAGAGCTGCTGGTGAGTTTGGATTCACACCCTGGTATAAAAAGAATTGTGTCGTGATGCACGACAAAGGCGCTAGCTTAGACAAGCTATTACCTTCCGGGAATGACAGCGATGCTTATGGATTGGGTTCTAAGATAATTCCTGCCAACCAAAGACACAGCATTAGCAAACAGGCGATGCAATGTTTGCAAAAAATTCATAGCAAAGGAATTTTGCACTCAGACATTAAGCCGGGAAATATCGCAATTAATAGTCGTGGTGAAGTATCTCTTATTGACTTTGGTCTTGCTATCCAATCAAAAGGCCAAGTTAATAGTAAAACAGAATTTAAAACCTTATCTTTAACACCAAGATACTGTTCGCCAGAGGCCTTTGGTAAAAAAACAGCCACTCAGAAATTAGACATCTGGGCCATGGGTATGGTAATGCTTGAAATGGAAACCGGACATAGTCCTGTAATGTGCAAGGCGAGTAAATTAAGTGAAGTGCCGATAATGCATAGATACCTTTGTATGCTAAAACCCGAGTGCAAGTTAACTTTATTCGCTAAATTTGATGAAGAAGCATACCGACGGACTATTAATTACATCGAGCATAACCCAAGAATTTCGCAAGAGTGTAAAGAAGTTTTGCTAGCGTGTTTTGAACTTGATCCTGATAAGCGACCAACGGCCGAAGAGTTACTAAATTATCCTTATTTTCGCGAGAAGGAACTGCATGAAATGAGTTCTATGGAACTCAATGTAGCTCATGGTAATGCCTTTAAAGCGTTGGTGGAGGCAGAGAAGGCCATTGAGGCTGCGGATCAATCAACTTCTGGAGGAGAACACCGACTTCAGGAAAATCTTGAGCGCTGTCAATCGAGAGTTAAAGAGATACAAAACAGGATAAAAGCACTGGACGAGAGAGCAGAGGAACTAAAAGCCATAAGGGTAAGGCGAGAAGAGGAATTAAACGCCTTGAGATCAGAGATTGAGCAAGAGCTCAACATCAACGACCAGGATCAAAGACCCGGATCAAAATTGTTTAAAAGGGTTGGGGGCAGATCCTGAAGTCACCAAAATCCACCATCAGGCCAAAGGTGTCAGTGTTGAACATCTGTTGCCCATGACCTTATCGCCGGTGATTTAAACATCCCGAACGGGTGAAATTAGGGGTAGATGCAGTTCCCCAACTACTTACCTTAATTTTTCATCAATTGCTACCATGCATGCTAACCTGAGCCAGGTCCATTAACTCACGATTGGCAACAGCAAACATGGCCAGATCTGCCTGCGGGGCACTGCGTATATCCGCCAGCATACTTTGCCAACGAGCAACCAGGGCATGATTATCCATTATCCATTTATCGATGGTTTGCTCAATGGGGACGCCATCCTGGGCCATATTAATCAGGCCTTTAGACAAGTTACGCTGCTGCCAGTTCAGCTCATCCCTGGCGCTGTCCCGTGCCAGAGATTGCCAGTGGTTAGTCACCTCCAGTTGCGACAGGGCATGACCATACCAGTTCAGTTCCAGGCGAGAGCCAATGGCAAAGAAAGTTCTGACGGCTACCTCCAGGGGAACCCCGGTTTCATCGGCTGCCCTGATTACCGGCAGCGCACTTAACAGATAACGCTGTCCGGCAACCACCAGAGCCAGATCCGGTGGAACACCTTGCGCGACCATACTGTCAATGGTCTTGTCTAACCGGGCTTTTTCTTCTTCACCGAGCGTTTCCGTAAAACAAGACAGGAATTTCTCAACCCTGGGTCCATAATGTTCAACACATTCGGCGGGTATCAGGTCCTGACGCTTCAGGCGGATAAACCAACGGGTTGTTCGCCGCACCAGTTTGATCAATGCACCCATCATCTTGTATTGCAGTGAGCTGGGCACTTTATGATCCAGTTGCTCAATCATCATCCAGTAACGGGATACATCAAAAATATCACGACTGGCACTGAAGGCACGGGCGATCTCGGCAGATGAAGCCCCCGTTGTCAGCTGCAGTCGATAAACAAAGGTGATCCCCATCATATCAATCAAATGGTTGGCGATCTGGGTGGAGATGATCTCTTTGCGCAGACGATGTCGTCTGATCTCTTCCGGGAACCTGTCTACCAGAATCTGTGGAAAAGCACTGTACAGCTCCCGGGTAAGGTATGGATCATCAATCACCGTCGAATTCAGCAATGCTTCTTTCAGGTCTGCCTTACTGTATGACACTAGCAGCGACAATTCAGGCCGGGTTAACCCCTGGCCACTAGCGGCGCGTTCTGCCATCGTTTCATTATCTGGCAGGAACTCGATGGTTCTATCCAGCTTACCCTGCTCATCAAGGTGTTCCATGAAACGACGATACTCGCCCATTCTTGTGGCAACATCCGATTCAACCACTGAAATAGCCTGTGTCTGACGATAGTTATTGGTCAATACCAGGGCTGCTACTTCATCGGTCATGCTTTCCAGCAGCTGATTTCGCTGTTTAATGGTCATGTCACCATTGGCGACCATATCATTCAAAAGAATCTTGATATTGACCTCGTGATCAGAACAGTCAACCCCCCCGGAATTATCGATAAAGTCGGTATTCAACCCACCGCCCTTAAGTGCATATTCCATCCGGCCAAGCTGACTCAGCCCAAGATTCCCCCCTTCTCCGACCACACTGGCCTGCACTTCACAACCATTAATTCTCAATGGGTCATTGGCCTTATCCCCCACGTCACTATGGGTTTCGTTCATTGACTTGATGTAGGTACCGATACCGCCATTCCATAACAGGTCAACCGGGGCCCGCAGCATACAGCGAATCAACTCATTGGGTGGCAGGTGATTGGCGGTAATGCCAAAACGCTGCTTCATTTCAGGACTGATGGCAATTGACTTTGCCTGACGTAAAAAAACCCCGCCACCTTCAGAAATCAGGCTGGTGTTGTAGTCTGTCCAGTTGGAACGGGGCAATTCAAACAGGCGACGCCGTTCGGCAAAACTCTGATAAACATCGGGGTTGGGATCGACAAAAATATGCAGGTGATTAAACGCCCCCACTAAAGCAATGGTTTCGGAACACAGCATACCATTGCCAAAAACATCACCTGCCATATCGCCAATACCGATGGCAGAGATCACATCCTGCTGGACATGAATACCTTTTTCCCGGAAGTGTCTCTGAACCGAAACCCAGGCAC is a window encoding:
- a CDS encoding IS66 family transposase → MIPELPATMSAEILLKENAELRMRVACLEERCRELEEKVGKNSQNSSKPPSSDGYQKPCKNSNSPDHSDDLSADKGTDPSDEKPNPKSLRQSSGNKAGGKKGHQGTCLKQVDIPDYIEYLPVKECNKCQASLLDSEPVKYIERQVFEPGRPGEFEVTAHRAEVKICTCGCRNQAEFPEGVTAAAQYGSATQAMAVYLNQYHFLPFKRVSEYFNTLYKMSVSAGTVANFVARTYENLASTEEVIRDALRESSVAGADETGMRAEGSLHWLHVMRDEQWTLYYLSEKRGREAMDTMGILLTFAGVLVHDHWKSYFAYAATHVLCNAHHLRELLGVVDRDSNQLALRLMKLLRLSWHYCKGFKTIGMLQMPSVVCERIEKIYDRLLQRALMKEVVYMEKQREELKRKKVKNTKAYNLFKRLTEFKAETLRFMSDFTIPFDNNGSERDVRMAKLKQKISGCFRSADGGSMFARIRSYLSSARKQGMDIYQSLHRAVRNYCNMPLLSAE
- a CDS encoding protein kinase; amino-acid sequence: MLANIVEKWCLRGWYKNQKIPDLCGGAEQLRSCNTADQPDIGSFLTRHVKVPSPFDQNETRHGSGAKPGGLSVSHNKNPTIQSATDYSRDRGNAQEVTQPRILTRAKDLVPEESGQLLPFKYKDLVIKKLKNVKKSIGEGGFGRVFMATIFPKKDWVNDQGRKKLSRVYAVKINKWITSFKIKEAKCLRAAGEFGFTPWYKKNCVVMHDKGASLDKLLPSGNDSDAYGLGSKIIPANQRHSISKQAMQCLQKIHSKGILHSDIKPGNIAINSRGEVSLIDFGLAIQSKGQVNSKTEFKTLSLTPRYCSPEAFGKKTATQKLDIWAMGMVMLEMETGHSPVMCKASKLSEVPIMHRYLCMLKPECKLTLFAKFDEEAYRRTINYIEHNPRISQECKEVLLACFELDPDKRPTAEELLNYPYFREKELHEMSSMELNVAHGNAFKALVEAEKAIEAADQSTSGGEHRLQENLERCQSRVKEIQNRIKALDERAEELKAIRVRREEELNALRSEIEQELNINDQDQRPGSKLFKRVGGRS